A part of Fimbriimonadales bacterium genomic DNA contains:
- a CDS encoding DNA-directed RNA polymerase subunit beta', whose protein sequence is MPDVSIFDKIRLSIASPEDIVAWSHGEVKKPETINYRTFKPERDGLFCERIFGPVKDWECHCGRYKKVKYKGIVCERCGVEVTRSRVRRERMGHIELAAPVCHIWYLKSVPSPIALLLNLSPRDLEKVVYFGSFIVIEIDRESLDAARDEIEKAVEDEKLAIQQQAEELEHEIREELARELEENKDEYDEATIRERTKAVNDRIKAEQRDANDRIKEMDVALEVLYKLEPNMLIEEDKYRAVVRMLQAVTRRLGRNFSNMLRAEIGAAAVKELLSRVALEPLAKELKHIILTTTGPKRARAIKRLEIVEAFLHSKAKPEWMVLENLPVISPELRPMVQLDGGRFATSDLNDLYRRIINRNNRLRKIQEIRAPESIINHEKRLLQEAVDALIDNGRRSRPVVGSNNRPLKSLSDMLKGKEGRFRKNLLGKRVDYSGRAVIVVGPHLKLHQCGIPKEMALELFKPYVMRTLVEEKLTPNIKTAKRMIDRMHPEVWDALEKVIKDYPVLLNRAPTLHRFGIQAFEPVLVDGKAIQIHPLVCPPYNADFDGDQMAVHVPLSVAAQAEARILMLSSNNLFSPANGQPTMTPMQDIVLGCYGLTLVHREAKEKFHAALEAHRKNPTQNPPPRTYSSPEEAISLATHPDISVRIPLNAPVFVRLTRPVGPPKEDGTQEYETVIREMTPGQMIFHEILPFPLKYHDDWINVEMSKRNITRLITEAKEKLDSQAVVEMLDRIKELGFEWATRYGFTITVADVDPLSAPTSDRSLIATMAKEWRQGVMPTHYSETYARSRAASRLGELIEKKIGDSQKETRVVRNRYELGGIARNERDRNLMNIWGDTFGDLSESIINEMGQFNPLRMMVESGARGSKEQLVQLMATRGMFRNNFNQPITDIVGGNGLLAGSRVFEYFVSMFGTRKGVTDTALLMGYSGFIARRLVDVSHDVVINAEDCGTTSGVYVSRIESDNDVIETLRERVRGRTAVEDIYDPRNKEKKKIVAANEVIDDKTADILEQISETYYKARSEAKTAEDPKKVISTLENTYRKAGFRIGEHGELQVTIRSPLTCDLEKGICSKCYGWDLSTSRLAEKGLAVGVIAAETMSEPLSQLTMRTFHHGGVALGTVLTGYTQAGRMYGTLHQEMKADIVRDESALETWPDFVSEQKSVIEGLMGKEKNGEEKPAKGAKSKAKKTDQPPRVSTANRQLARELVEHSLYHYVGIPFVERLLEARRAPKGEAVISRYGGEVIKIESGALGRWVVIKGELPIDSEELPGKPIAEEIRHPETKEVLFQPGTELTKSAIERLAKLGIEKVKVLEILLLPKRRILLIKEGDIVKPGDPLTQGPMELNGLLEFRGIRAVQEYLIKELQSLYKSNGVNINDRHLEIICRQMLRKVKIRDAGDSKFLPGQIVDRFALRRENERIQAMIDAGEQIEAEDPITGEFVRRTPRLATADPVIQGITEAALTTDSFLSAASAQKTVRVLTEASVKGKTDELVGLKENVIIGRLIPAGSGFPAYRNIQVKTTREPVWAKTAISALASMQEKELPEEAEEVEEGDIGDIRSLAESLGAEPKSTEEKGQ, encoded by the coding sequence ATGCCTGATGTATCTATATTCGACAAAATTCGTTTAAGCATCGCAAGTCCGGAAGACATCGTCGCATGGTCTCACGGCGAAGTCAAAAAACCGGAGACGATTAACTATCGCACGTTCAAACCAGAACGTGACGGTCTTTTCTGTGAGCGTATCTTCGGTCCCGTCAAAGACTGGGAGTGCCACTGCGGACGTTACAAGAAAGTCAAATACAAAGGAATCGTCTGCGAAAGATGCGGAGTCGAAGTAACACGCTCTCGTGTTCGCCGCGAGCGAATGGGACATATCGAATTAGCCGCTCCGGTGTGTCACATTTGGTATCTCAAAAGTGTTCCGTCTCCCATCGCGCTTTTACTCAACCTTTCTCCGCGCGATTTGGAAAAAGTCGTTTACTTCGGCAGTTTCATCGTGATTGAAATAGACCGTGAAAGCCTCGACGCAGCGCGCGATGAAATCGAAAAAGCAGTAGAAGACGAAAAACTCGCAATACAACAACAAGCCGAGGAACTCGAGCATGAAATCCGCGAGGAATTAGCACGAGAACTCGAGGAAAACAAAGACGAATACGACGAAGCGACTATCCGAGAACGCACGAAAGCAGTCAACGACCGCATCAAAGCAGAACAAAGAGACGCAAACGACCGCATCAAAGAGATGGACGTCGCGCTCGAAGTGCTATACAAACTCGAGCCGAATATGCTCATCGAGGAAGACAAATATCGAGCCGTCGTTCGAATGCTTCAGGCAGTGACACGCCGTCTCGGTCGGAATTTCTCTAACATGCTAAGAGCTGAAATCGGCGCTGCAGCAGTTAAGGAACTTCTCAGTCGCGTGGCTCTCGAACCGCTTGCAAAAGAACTCAAACATATCATCCTCACAACGACTGGTCCGAAGCGTGCTCGCGCAATCAAGCGACTCGAAATCGTAGAAGCATTCCTCCATTCGAAAGCCAAACCCGAATGGATGGTTTTGGAAAATCTTCCCGTTATTTCTCCGGAATTGCGACCCATGGTGCAACTCGACGGCGGACGCTTCGCAACCTCAGACTTGAACGACCTTTATCGCCGCATCATCAACCGAAACAACCGACTTAGAAAAATACAAGAAATCCGTGCACCTGAATCGATTATCAATCACGAAAAACGCCTTCTCCAGGAAGCCGTAGATGCACTTATTGATAACGGTCGTCGCTCCCGCCCCGTCGTGGGGAGCAACAACCGTCCGCTCAAATCCTTGAGCGATATGCTCAAAGGCAAAGAAGGAAGATTTCGCAAAAACCTTCTCGGAAAACGAGTTGACTATTCTGGGCGCGCTGTCATCGTCGTCGGTCCACATCTGAAACTTCACCAATGCGGCATTCCCAAAGAAATGGCACTCGAGCTCTTCAAGCCTTATGTCATGCGCACATTGGTGGAAGAAAAACTAACACCGAACATCAAAACTGCAAAGCGAATGATTGATAGAATGCATCCCGAAGTTTGGGACGCATTGGAAAAAGTCATCAAAGATTATCCCGTACTGCTCAACCGCGCTCCTACTTTGCACCGTTTCGGAATCCAAGCCTTCGAACCCGTGCTCGTAGATGGAAAAGCGATCCAAATTCATCCTTTGGTCTGCCCCCCCTATAACGCTGACTTCGATGGCGACCAAATGGCAGTGCACGTTCCTCTTAGTGTTGCGGCTCAAGCAGAAGCGCGCATCCTCATGCTGAGTTCTAACAACCTTTTCAGCCCGGCAAACGGGCAACCCACGATGACTCCGATGCAAGACATCGTGTTGGGTTGTTACGGACTTACTTTGGTTCATCGAGAAGCAAAAGAAAAGTTTCATGCCGCGCTCGAAGCCCATCGCAAAAATCCGACACAAAATCCTCCACCCAGAACGTATTCTTCACCAGAAGAAGCAATTTCTCTCGCCACGCATCCGGATATTTCGGTACGCATTCCTCTCAATGCACCTGTTTTCGTTCGATTGACTCGACCTGTTGGTCCTCCAAAAGAAGACGGCACACAAGAATACGAAACCGTCATTCGCGAAATGACACCCGGACAAATGATTTTCCACGAAATCCTTCCATTCCCTCTGAAATATCACGACGATTGGATTAACGTGGAGATGTCCAAACGCAATATCACCCGCTTGATCACAGAAGCAAAAGAAAAACTCGACTCACAAGCCGTCGTCGAAATGCTCGACCGTATAAAAGAACTCGGTTTCGAATGGGCAACGCGTTATGGCTTTACAATCACCGTCGCCGACGTTGACCCCCTCTCTGCTCCTACATCCGACCGCTCTCTCATCGCCACTATGGCTAAAGAATGGAGACAGGGAGTTATGCCCACCCATTATTCCGAAACTTACGCGAGGTCTCGGGCTGCTTCTCGATTGGGCGAACTCATCGAAAAGAAAATCGGTGACAGCCAAAAAGAAACACGCGTCGTTCGTAACAGATACGAACTCGGCGGTATCGCACGCAACGAACGCGACCGTAACCTCATGAATATCTGGGGAGACACTTTCGGAGATTTGAGTGAAAGCATTATCAACGAAATGGGTCAGTTCAACCCATTGCGCATGATGGTCGAATCCGGTGCACGAGGTTCGAAAGAACAACTCGTGCAGTTAATGGCGACGCGTGGAATGTTCCGCAACAACTTCAACCAGCCGATTACCGATATCGTCGGTGGAAACGGGCTTCTCGCCGGTTCGCGCGTTTTCGAATACTTCGTCTCGATGTTCGGTACTCGAAAAGGCGTAACCGACACAGCCCTTCTTATGGGTTACTCCGGCTTTATTGCAAGAAGATTGGTAGACGTCTCTCACGATGTCGTTATCAACGCAGAAGATTGTGGAACGACATCCGGTGTATACGTATCTCGAATCGAAAGCGACAACGACGTCATCGAAACCCTTAGAGAAAGAGTGCGAGGCAGAACAGCAGTAGAAGACATTTACGACCCACGCAATAAAGAGAAGAAAAAGATAGTCGCAGCCAATGAAGTTATCGATGACAAGACCGCCGACATATTGGAACAAATTAGCGAAACATACTATAAAGCGCGCTCTGAAGCGAAAACTGCTGAAGACCCGAAAAAAGTCATAAGTACTTTAGAAAACACCTATCGCAAAGCCGGATTCCGAATCGGCGAACATGGCGAATTGCAAGTTACTATCCGCAGTCCTCTCACATGCGACCTCGAGAAAGGAATCTGCAGCAAATGCTACGGATGGGACCTATCAACATCGAGATTGGCAGAAAAAGGGCTCGCAGTCGGAGTCATTGCAGCGGAAACGATGAGCGAGCCACTGAGCCAGTTAACGATGAGAACGTTCCACCACGGTGGCGTCGCTCTCGGAACGGTTCTCACTGGATACACCCAAGCCGGACGAATGTACGGAACGCTTCACCAAGAAATGAAAGCCGACATCGTGCGTGATGAATCCGCTTTGGAAACTTGGCCCGATTTCGTGAGTGAACAAAAAAGCGTGATCGAAGGACTCATGGGGAAAGAAAAGAACGGCGAAGAAAAACCCGCAAAAGGCGCTAAATCAAAAGCGAAAAAGACGGATCAGCCCCCCCGCGTAAGTACGGCGAACCGCCAATTGGCACGAGAATTAGTAGAACATTCGCTTTACCACTACGTAGGAATCCCGTTCGTCGAACGTCTCCTCGAAGCACGTCGTGCCCCGAAAGGCGAAGCCGTGATTTCTCGATACGGCGGTGAAGTGATAAAAATCGAAAGTGGCGCACTCGGACGATGGGTAGTCATCAAAGGAGAACTTCCCATAGATTCAGAAGAACTTCCTGGAAAACCGATTGCAGAAGAAATCCGACATCCGGAAACGAAAGAAGTTCTCTTTCAGCCAGGCACTGAACTCACGAAATCCGCGATTGAACGCCTCGCGAAGCTCGGAATCGAAAAAGTTAAAGTTCTCGAAATTTTGCTTCTTCCGAAACGCAGAATCTTGCTCATCAAAGAAGGAGACATCGTGAAACCGGGCGATCCGCTCACGCAAGGACCGATGGAATTGAATGGTTTGCTCGAATTTCGCGGCATCCGCGCGGTACAGGAATATCTCATAAAAGAATTGCAGTCTCTCTATAAATCGAACGGTGTGAATATCAACGACCGTCATCTCGAAATCATCTGCCGACAAATGCTGCGCAAAGTGAAGATTCGAGATGCTGGAGATTCGAAATTCCTACCAGGGCAGATTGTTGACCGCTTCGCGCTTCGTAGAGAAAACGAGCGCATTCAAGCGATGATCGATGCAGGTGAACAGATCGAGGCAGAAGATCCAATCACGGGCGAATTCGTGCGACGCACTCCGAGACTTGCAACGGCAGATCCCGTCATTCAAGGCATCACCGAAGCGGCTCTCACGACGGATTCCTTCCTTTCCGCTGCATCCGCACAGAAAACGGTGCGCGTTTTGACAGAAGCATCCGTGAAAGGCAAAACCGATGAATTGGTCGGACTCAAAGAAAACGTGATTATCGGTCGGTTGATTCCCGCCGGTAGTGGCTTCCCTGCTTATCGCAACATTCAAGTAAAAACGACGCGCGAACCCGTATGGGCGAAAACTGCAATCTCTGCTCTCGCAAGCATGCAGGAAAAAGAGTTACCCGAGGAAGCAGAAGAAGTAGAAGAAGGCGATATCGGCGACATCCGTTCTTTAGCCGAAAGCCTCGGCGCTGAACCTAAAAGCACGGAAGAAAAAGGACAATAA
- a CDS encoding DNA glycosylase has protein sequence MIFVPDEELDVGLCVCSGQVFRFRRVEDGWIGIDGSSIIRARKVKKGWELESFPDRNAAYRFFQLHRSSAEIAEKIIRIAPELKPYVESHRGLRVLRPERADETLFTFLCTPNNNIKRIMGLVAKLAEYGEEIENGTEWFAFPTAERIAEIPESELRAKAFGYRGRVLPLVAKKLLQKPRNWLEGLKSVPYEEAKASLCEFEGVGQKVADCVCLIGLGHERAVPVDTHLWNRATELYFPEWKGKSLTERRYNAIGELFRERFGDLAGWAHQYLFYDRMLAFRTRNRGVVARIGC, from the coding sequence GTGATTTTCGTTCCCGACGAAGAATTGGATGTAGGTTTGTGTGTTTGTAGTGGACAAGTGTTTCGCTTTCGCAGAGTCGAAGACGGATGGATCGGGATAGACGGTTCGAGCATTATTCGAGCGAGAAAAGTTAAAAAAGGCTGGGAGTTAGAATCTTTTCCGGATAGGAATGCGGCGTATCGTTTTTTTCAACTCCATCGAAGCTCAGCGGAAATCGCAGAAAAAATAATTCGCATCGCACCGGAACTCAAACCGTATGTCGAATCGCATCGAGGTTTGCGCGTATTGCGTCCCGAGCGAGCGGATGAGACACTTTTTACCTTTCTATGCACGCCGAATAACAACATCAAACGCATCATGGGATTGGTCGCTAAACTCGCAGAATATGGCGAGGAAATAGAAAATGGAACAGAGTGGTTTGCCTTTCCGACTGCGGAAAGAATTGCAGAAATTCCAGAAAGCGAACTGCGCGCCAAAGCATTCGGATATCGTGGACGAGTTTTGCCATTGGTTGCGAAAAAACTTTTGCAAAAACCACGGAATTGGTTGGAAGGTTTGAAAAGTGTTCCTTACGAAGAAGCGAAAGCATCGTTATGTGAATTCGAAGGGGTGGGACAGAAGGTGGCGGATTGTGTGTGCTTGATTGGTTTAGGACATGAACGTGCCGTTCCAGTAGATACGCATCTATGGAATCGTGCAACCGAACTTTATTTTCCCGAATGGAAGGGGAAAAGCCTCACCGAGAGACGCTACAATGCGATTGGCGAACTGTTTCGTGAGCGATTCGGAGATTTGGCAGGGTGGGCGCATCAATATTTGTTTTATGATAGAATGCTTGCGTTTCGCACTCGAAACAGAGGTGTAGTTGCTCGCATCGGATGTTGA